The genomic interval taaataaaaaattacatgaTTTAATGTGAAGATTACTTATTAGGGCGACTTTAACGGTGTATTGAGACCTGCTAGAGATAGCAATCAAAAACTGATAGCAAAAAATCAAGGGAAACTCCCTCCGAGTCTTCAATATGATAAAAGAGCATGATTTGACAGATGCTTGGTCTCACTTATATGAAGACAAAAAAGGTTCATGTTTTTCTCCGATTCTCATAAATCTTTTTCAAGAAGAGACTTATTTCTGCTCTCGAGAAATTTAACTCCAAGCTAACAAAGATGTAAATCCAACCTCGAACATATTCCGACCTCATTTAATAGAACTAGCATTAAAACCTCTAAGAAGAGAGGATTTGAATGGAGATTAAGGGATGAATTGTTGGAAGACGGAAAGTTTGTTGGAAAACTAAGGAGAGAGATACTCTGTTCTTTAAAGAAAACGTGACTCAAGGGATGCCGCCAAAAACTCGTGGGACACTTTTAAAGCGGTGGAAGGGGCTATCTAATTCAAAGATTGCTCAAAAAAGAAATTATAAAGAAAAACAATCTACATTACTGAAAGAAttaggaggaaagaagaagcacTAATGAAGGACCCAACTAACAAAATATCAATAATGAACTAAAATTGCTTCGAAACAAGTTAAGATGGAAGAAACAAAGGAGCTAGCTAAACCGTTAAAACTAGCAAAATTGACTACAGTCGAACCTCCCATACGCAGATTTGCCatatgcggatttgagcatcccgGATGGCAAATGGGGAaatgtccccaatggcggtgccatggggacaatttccttctcctcccttccctcctcccttccctgccgTGCTCCTTACCTTACTTGAGCTGTACATTGAAGATGCAGTCGGGAGCGCTCTGGCCACGCCCCGCCGCCGACGAATGTCAGCGGATCCTGGACCCAGCCCCgccccccccttccccttttcccggTCCCGCCCCCTCCCTGGCGCGGCGGACGGCAAGCCTCGGTTCCTCGCCGAGCCATACAGGGCGCGATGGGCGTTGCTGGAGGCCTCTTgccccaacagcaccgccacgCGGACTTTGCACAGCGGCGGCGAGGGAGGAGGGCTGCCGCGCCGGGAGGCCTTTAAGGCCTCACGCAGCCGGCATCCGGCCTCCTCTAGGCCACCGCCACTGGGAAGGGGCGGTGtcggtgctggaggccaagaagcccCAGCACCGATACTGGCCCTTCCATGGCCGCGGAGGCCGGAGGAGGCCGGGTGTCGGTGCTGGAGGCCTCGcaggcctctgctgctgctcctccgcctcctcttcctcacctccGCGCCCAAAAAGGCGcggaggtggagaagaggagGCGCAAGGGCAGCAGCGCCGGAGGCCTGAGGCCTCCAGCGCCAGTATCACGGCTTCCGCCGCCGCGGGAAGGGCCGATTACAGGTGCTGGAGGCCAACGAGGGCCCAGCACTGACACCTGCCCTTCCGCGGAGACACCCGCCTTTTTTGGCAGgcggtgaggaagaggaggcgcgGAGGGCAACAGCAGCAGAGGCCTGCAAGGCCTCCAGCACTGACCCCGGCCTCCTCAGGCCTCCGTGGCCACGGAAGGGCCAGGTATCGGTGctgaggcctcttggcctccagcaccaaCACCCGCCCTTTCCGCAGTGGCGGCGGCCTGGAGGAGGCCGGATGCCGCGCGGGGGCCTTAAGGCCTCCGGCGCGGCAgccctcctccctgccgccactGTGGCAAAGGCCCAGTGGCGGTGGGCTgtggggccaagaggcctccagcaccgccatcgcACCCTTGCATGGCGGTGGCAAGAGGGAAAGCTGAGGCTTGGCCCCCGCcgcgccgccgccgctgccacccaGCTTCcctgcagcggcggcggcgggagccAAGCTGCTCTGCCGAGGGAGTTcaggtaagtaaggggaagggaagggagggagggaggggaagggaggagggaagcgagggaggggTGGGTGATGGTGGGTGAAGGGACAATATGCTTTGAGCAGAcccggatcccctgtgtatacaaggatccactgtactttgaaAATGCTAATAAGCCAGGTGATGGCTGGCAAATAGAGTAAGGAAAataagaaatccaaaatatctgtaaACTCAGAGATAAACAAGGACACCACACAAGTAAGGAACAGATAGAAAGTtttctataaatattttaaggcTGGTTCTCACTGGCCTTTATTGCCGGGTTACCAAGCGAATCCAAGGAATGGCGTTCCTATTGGACAAAACCGAATAAATTACTCGAAACCGTTCTAGAGTAAACCCCCAATTCATCCCACTTAAAATCGAATCATAAAGCGGTTTTTATTTGTATCCGTGTTATCGTCCATTTAATGCGGGTTAAAAAATGAaaggtcgaacctacattttcccTTATTCGGGCCAGGATCAGAGTATTTAAATAGAAACGATCAGCCTCTGAAATTAGGTTAACTGGTGGGAGGATCGGAGGCGATGGGGctgcctgggggtgtcaccccttttggtctctttctgcatggTTCCAGCCGCCCTcatttcttccattcacatagaCTTCCCTCCGCCccgtggattgcaacctcccctctgtttgAGGGAACACTCTGAACCACCATTTGTAATGGAGAAGGCTGGGGCACCGCGATCTGGGGGGTAAATAGagcctttcctctctctttcccaacGCCAATctgggagacataggaaaccctggattgtgtgtgtgtggtgtgtcttTCCTGCATCTTGGCGTCATTTTTCCCATTCGCATTAGTCTTTCCCTCGGTTGAgaggaagcagggtaaggtgattgcgctacattgagctccaaacgcagtaagTGTAAACACATTACACCCCCTGCAACttcccctgctccacattcataggaccgatgtgtgaggaggaCCCACTGAACAAcatttaactattctttttttttttttttctttttttgcctctgcctgagttgCCTGGCAGCAGATGGaatttgcagtacatgcctgcttgatcgcccctcaAACAGCCCAGGCAGGGATTTGGGTTGATTAGaggctcctttctctctttcccagagggagtctggggagaacaagaagagcctcggatgcaaagggatttgggggtgGTGGTAAAGAGAGgctccttctttcttccagaggaactatgggaagtaCAGAAGCCTCGaatgcaaaggggtttagggcgGAGgcctcttctctcttccagagggagtctggggcaGCCAAAGAGTCTTGGGATGCAAAGGGGTTGTTTAGGgcaatagaggctccttctctcttccagaaaatagatttgaggggaatagaggttcttcttcctttcctggaggGTAAAAatgcctaagcgactgattggctgtgaaatcaagcgcttaagcgctttatgacactgctttaaaaaaagaggtcctTGAGGGctaatgggaacggggagcaaaataacccgcttcacaTTACCACAGggaaataccaatgggaacgaaaacagagGTAAAAACCTCAAGTCTGTTTGCACCTGTTTTTAATTGGaagatgggtcagattcgattcGACTcggaaaaaagaagcaaaatcgCAGCAAAATAAGACGCTTTTTTGCCCGTGGAATGGGGCCAAGGTTTGGGCCCTGGTCCTCTGAGTAGGACAGAAGCGGGAGAGGGAAGGTGGCAGTCTTGGGGCCCATGCAAAACAAGGCCACTGATACACCATTACAAGCATGTTTGGCCTGTGCTGAAAAAGCTCTAggacagtagttcccaaactctggtccccaaggctgcatccacactgccacaaataatctggtttgacaccaccttacTTCCATAGTCAATGTTATGGATTCTGGGGACTTGCAGTTTGTTGTGCGAAGCTCTGGAGCAACAACAAATCTGCAATTCCCAGATTTCATAAAcatgagctatggcagttacagtggtgttaacccagattatttctgcagtgtggatgcagcctggtgaCGAAACAGAGTTTAAGAACTACTGTCCTAAGTCTTTCAGCAAAGATTGAAAAACTGCTTTTAATGGCTTGTCGGAGGCCTACATTTTTGTCTTAGATGTTTGTTCCGTTGTCAGTTAAGTAAATTAACTGGTCTACAATGCAAGCATAGGCCACTTcacttcttggccatgtgaggaccaGGACCATAAGGGCAATTAAAAGACAGGTATTAAATTTTCAAAtcttattgcaaaaaaaaaacatcctttGAAATCAAGGTTGTCCCTGCTTTTGGAGAAGCTAGCTGCCTCTTTCTTaagcagagaacactgaatttctcaagaagccccTGTAATGTTGCATGTGGAAAAACTCACAATATGTagtttatgctttggagttgacCCAATAAACGCAttcactgtcttgtggatttttgattttgttttattttgctgaatGGCCAACTCGGACACCATGAATATATTTCCTAAAATCCAAATAGTAAACAAAGGGACTAGGAAGAGTATGAATGGCTTTACCTGTTGTTAGCTCCTCAGGGTCACTGGGTTCTGACATAAGAAATGGCAAGGAATAACTGCAGCTGTAATTCCCTGCATGCTCCTTCCTTGCTCTTTGGATGGTTATCTTAATCTCGAATGGATGTTGGTGAGGTATCTGTTTCCCATCCTTTTGGAAATAAAACTTGCTAGCTTCTCCTTGGACTCTGCAATGAATAGTGAAGTCTTTTCCAATGCCAACTTCAACAGACCCAAATGAGACTCTTGGTCTGGGTAAGTAGGGAACTGtatgaaggaagagaagagaagaggtcaCTAGAAGCAGCATTTTGGCCACCAGTGAGGAACCTTTGGCTCTTAGGTGTTTTAGACTTCTGTTCCCAAAAACCCCAACTAGCAAAGCCAATGACAAGGCATTATGGAAGCTGTTGTCCAAAACGATTCAGAACATAGAATATTTCCCTCCTCTGGTTTATATTACTttccacacaaaataaaatttttgtGGAACGGCCCGCCGGATGAGATCCGTTTGCTTACATCCtaagacagctttaaaaagactgttaagacgaatctcttccggcaagccttcccagaatagagaacccggcctcagaaaaaacatctgggaataagatactgccgctcccattgatggtttgctgatgtgatgttgttgaccttttggtcagtttttaatttatatgtttttcgttgttttttgcttgtttttaattctgcattggatttaatacttttttaaggaggggagggcaccagggattgtgctgcatttttaactttgttagccgcctcaattgttctcagaggggcgagATAcacataaatgttattattattattattattattattattattattattattattattattaattccagcACCTCTGACTTCAGAAATTTAGCACTAATTCCTTTTCTATTGCATAAGACATATATGTTCTATTCTCCCaccaaaaatcaaatcaaataaatactcTAGTTGACCTTCTCACTTTCATTCCAGTAAATAGGTATGTTCTCTTTGCTGCATCTACATTGCCCTCCTCCCCCAGAGAAAGTAGAAGGCCACATGTAATCCCATACCcatcctgcaaataaataaataaatatttaaaaataaattctaccACCCCCAAATATCCCCCAAAACCATCCAGGGGCTTCTTGTTTTATGGAAAGATCTCTCCGTTCCAGACCCacggataaaaaaaaatcaggacttCAAGTCCCTTTCCTCCTAATGGCAGTGTGCCATTAGGCCATGCTAGCACAGCCAGATGCATTCATCACCTTTGGGACAACAGGGATTGTTgtctgtggatgctgaaatccacaaatggcaagtctgcagatggcaaggtctcattgtaattgtgtagtgtggcaGGGCCCCTGGCTTTGATGTCATTGATGTGGCCTGTTTACACAATATACAGAAATATCAGCCCAGTTTCAGCCCTGGGATATACATTCCTCTGAGATCTGGAACAAAACTTTCAGCTGGGGCTCTTACTTCTTATCAGGTGTTCCACAGCTTCATCCCGACCATATGCATCCCGATATGCTTCTGGACCACAGAAACATTTGTACAACCCTCCATGTTCTTGGCTCACATTAGCAATGGAAAATATATGACTTCTAAAGCCACCCTTGGGAGTCTcaatcttttttccattttttactaAAGAGACAGGAAGCTTTGCGCTGAACGTGTCATTACACTTGATGGTGGCATTTTTTCCAAGTGGGACTATCACAGTAGGATACAGTTGGCTGGATGGAACCACGAGCATCTTGCtggattaacaaaacaaaacaaaacaaaaaagggacaGAATCATATTTTGGGAAAGAGGGGATGAGAGGGTACCACAAAAGCTATCTTTTTAATGTGAAAGCATTCATCCTATCCATTTCCTCTCTGGAATTAGTAGTGGGTTATCCAAAAATGATTGTGTAAACTAAGTTTTTGTCAAGCAAAATATGAGCCCAGGTCCACATATCCTCAGCAGATGTGCTGGACTCCAACTCTCACTGTCCTCAGACATTATGGCCAATgtaatgctggctggggaattttggCAGATGTATGAGCCAACACATTTGGTTGGGAAAGGCTACTTTAACACATTCTTAGTCGATATCTAATAAGCTATATGCATATCTGATGTGACCATTCAAATTGCAGAATTATTGCACTATTATCCCACTTTAGCTGTGGTGGTTTCATCCTACGGATTCCTAGGATTGCctgtttagggagggacatttagaattttcagccagagaggtccAGTGTCTCActgaattacaaaccccaggataccatagaatcaaagcatggcagttaaagtgaaataataacaCTATAAATCTGCAGTGTGACTGGGCCCCAGGAAGTCAGCTCTCCTTATTTTAGGATGCAAAAGTTGTTCCTTTAGGCAAGGAAAGCCTATGAACAGCATACCTTCATCTAATGTTTGCCATATCATCAAGTCAATCTTTATTTACCAATTCACTTGTTCCACATTGGGTGATCATTGGGTGATCAGATTGCAGAACCTGGcttgttagggttgccatattgccCTGTTTGCCAGGGCCATTTCCACCATTAGCTAGCACATTTCCCCCAATTTTCATTTAACAAAAGGAAATGTCTAACTCTTGTAGAAATAGAGAATATAGGCAACATGAGCATGAACTGTCCTGTCcaactataaatatatatatatgtgtgtgtgagagtgtatatgtatactgtatgtatttccccccagatatcatctaaggtgtttttttaaaaaaataaaaggctcTCTTAAACTGCCAGACAATTTAAATCCTCCCTTGAAGCATAATCAGGAAAATGCCTCAGTTTCACCATCTGTAAATGGGATGGAGAATTACAGGTACAATTGTGCACTCAGCTTTTGCATTGCTTCATACTATTTCAGTTTTGTCAAAGAAACAAGGAAATAGGGCTGGCCCTTACCTTTCTAATTTTTCTCCTACCTCATTTTTATCCATCAATAAAACCCATAATATagtttaattttctttctctccttttcgcCAACTGCTGGAGGAGTCTAACTTGTTCAAAATTGCTCTCTCCTTCTCTCGCTGTCATGCCACACATGTAGACATACATATTTGTCACTGATAAACAGTGTGGAGAAATTTGAGAGACAATTTCTGCTAAGCCCTAGTTTTTAGCCTATAAAGGCAGTCACGGGTCTAACTGACATATAGGCTAGCAATGATAGCCATATAAATTATAAAGTAAAAGTGGCGCACTCATTGCTGGAAGGAGGAAATATCTGACCCATTTCATATCCTGTTTGGTAATTCCTGGTTAGGAAGCCATGATTGCCCCTGAAAAAACAACGAGGAAATACAGAACTTAAGCATGGCTGTGATAAAGCAGATACAGTACATATCCAGTCAAAAAGACAAGCTTTGCACATGGCTAAAGCTTTCTaacttcagtttttattttatgctacaacaacaacaaaaagatcatTCCCTTACCCAGTTTCACAAACTATTAAGAAATCACTCTGCAAATGCAAtcacattttatatttatgttattgATATAGTTATTTAAGTATCCTCCTTTTCAGGGCACATTTCCGGACAAGGTTTCTTGCATTTTGAAACAACATTGTAAACCAGGTTACTCAACACCATGCCGATGTTCAATACTCTGTTTGATACCCCAACAGCCCTACTCAGCATTTCCAACTGTGCatgataaaattaaaacagttgtCTTAGAAATACCACTGAACAGAAATACCACTTAGAAATAATGTTCTAAGATTAAAACAGCAGCCTTAGAAATCTTGaccagcaaatttaaaacagaactaTAAGAGCTAACCTTTCAGTGTCTAGAACTGAATgcagtttgtaaaaaaaaatgctgtataTTTAACAGCTgtttaaaagcagcagcaaaatataGAAACAAATGCATATTCCATTGGAAGGAGTTCCAGAAAGCTGAAACCACCCTCAAAATATACATATTGCATTGGGTTAAGTTATAGTAAAGTCTCTCATAGCCACCAATCTAATTGACCTTAGCAGCTGGCTTTTGAATAGGGATCCTATGGACAAGCTCAGAATCCTAAATATGTACATAGTTAACAGTTACTGAAATAACACTACTTCCACACTTGTTAGCTGTAATCAACtaaacttcaatttatggcagccttatgaatgagagatgtccagaaaaccctgtcattcatagccctgctcagatcatgcaaactcagggccatggcttccttcacTGACTCCATCCACCTGTAAACTTTCATACTAGGCTAGGACATATTCTTACCATCGATTCATTTTCCGTCCCGTCACAAGGAGCACCCTGAAAAGAAAAAGCCATTATTAAAACAAGAAGAGATCTCAGCTAGACCACAACATTTCTCCATTCAGTTCTCCATCCCAGTACACAAACAGGTGAAATCCTAGGCTGGCTTCCAGAAAGCATTCTCATTGCCTAGAATAGATTCTTCTCCTTCCCACATATGGACAGAATGCAGCGCTGCTCGCTATTAAGAAGTCACCTCCATAGCATTTTTCTACCCCAACAGTCTCATTTCAGATAGCTAGATACCATCTCTTTCCCCGCCTGCCTCCTATACAACCCATCTTTCTCTGTCATAATGACATATACTGGTCAATGCCCTTCTTTCTAACTATCAACCGTGAGTATGGGATTTGGAGTCCTCACCCCAGTAAAAGGATGGAGAATGTGAGCATCGCAGGAGATAAATGCTAGATCCCATAAAGAGCAAGCTCCAACACTCCTGTCCTCAAATCTATTGATTGCaatgtttggtgtgtgtgtgtgtgtgtgtgtgtgtgtgtgtgtgtgtgtgtgttggcccTCAGATTACATCTGGAGTAACAGGAAACTGACAACAGCATCATCTGCCATTAGACCTTGTGCCTCTCAGAGACTCTCAATCAGC from Sceloporus undulatus isolate JIND9_A2432 ecotype Alabama chromosome 6, SceUnd_v1.1, whole genome shotgun sequence carries:
- the LOC121935338 gene encoding leukocyte immunoglobulin-like receptor subfamily B member 2, which gives rise to MLTFSILLLGVLLVTGRKMNRCKMLVVPSSQLYPTVIVPLGKNATIKCNDTFSAKLPVSLVKNGKKIETPKGGFRSHIFSIANVSQEHGGLYKCFCGPEAYRDAYGRDEAVEHLIRIPYLPRPRVSFGSVEVGIGKDFTIHCRVQGEASKFYFQKDGKQIPHQHPFEIKITIQRARKEHAGNYSCSYSLPFLMSEPSDPEELTTDTQIPRPTTSSNSDEESRLTIPIAIGVCATLLFLFLLLFLGWYKRRRDALLEATETSGERSFRVLRAHWRAKPTGTSTAGEGHMEKQPPKDDSFTQPKDIIYAELRKTSSDSQEEAEPDNDVVYTTVIVH